From a region of the Salminus brasiliensis chromosome 4, fSalBra1.hap2, whole genome shotgun sequence genome:
- the lrit2 gene encoding leucine-rich repeat, immunoglobulin-like domain and transmembrane domain-containing protein 2: MDTICNALGLGLLLLSINHINSSSVPCLAGCTCTTSRHGRSLLCMETALSGIPEDIPEDFSKIRIEKSHLTEIPKSAFSRYKSLEHLWLNFNDITIINIKSLEGLSNLTELRLEGNKLRSVPWTAFEDTPSLKILDLKHNRLDVLPEHALKFLPGLTYLDLSFNQLTVTSKDVFLKWPLYDTVFKSAERETAVPNVVLALHDNPWLCDCRLKGFVEFVTSLSPPIILMNSYLTCSGPEYMAGKFFHEIELKTCTKPVATTPSTNITLPLGANVTLTCFAMARPEPAVWWTYGLKILRGFHELQTHVDEETVKSELVIPSLHLADGGVYTCTANNFIGNASVSILVAVKSDESHPRSPAFSAADTEENVYIDIRIAKQTVYGITIEWYAVTEKPSETWFTIHFGRYDTPKKELIYIGPGINTYSVTDLLPATKYDICVTLKNQAPRSGQCIVFVTGSDMSEMEQREKLIHIVVIVLAMVLAVPAGMYACTTDTKFHCFDRGMEMWRNWRRAEETHKPDEGQGAFDSLQAASDEGLCKDSGEGRNTRRRSDDRTQKSKFDHKPTTQLY; the protein is encoded by the exons ATGGATACCATTTGTAATGCTCTTGGTTTGGGATTGTTGCTCCTTTCAATAAATCACATCAACTCAAGCAGTGTACCGTGTTTGGCTGGATGCACCTGTACGACCAGTCGTCATGGAAG GTCTCTTTTGTGCATGGAAACAGCTTTGTCAGGTATACCTGAAGATATTCCTGAAGATTTCTCTAAAATCCGTATTGAGAAATCACACCTGACTGAAATACCTAAGAGTGCATTCTCTCGTTATAAGTCACTGGAGCATCTCTGGCTAAACTTCAACGACATCACTATAATCAATATCAAGAGCCTGGAAGGATTAAGCAATCTGACGGAGCTCAGGCTGGAAGGCAATAAACTGCGCTCAGTACCATGGACAGCGTTTGAAGACACGCCCAGCCTCAAGATCCTGGACTTGAAGCATAACCGTCTTGATGTTCTTCCTGAACACGCTCTGAAATTTTTGCCAGGTCTGACCTACTTAGACTTATCCTTCAATCAGCTTACGGTCACGTCTAAAGACGTGTTCCTAAAATGGCCTCTCTACGACACTGTTTTCAAAAGCGCGGAGCGGGAAACTGCGGTCCCCAACGTGGTTTTGGCGCTCCATGATAACCCCTGGCTGTGCGACTGCCGCCTCAAAGGGTTTGTCGAGTTCGTCACTTCGCTAAGTCCACCCATCATTCTGATGAACTCCTACTTGACGTGCAGTGGGCCGGAGTACATGGCGGGCAAATTCTTCCACGAGATCGAGCTGAAGACGTGCACGAAACCGGTGGCGACCACCCCATCCACCAACATCACCCTGCCGCTGGGAGCAAACGTCACTCTTACGTGCTTTGCTATGGCCAGACCAGAACCAGCTGTCTGGTGGACATATGGTCTTAAGATACTAAGAGGATTTCATG AGCTTCAGACTCATGTGGATGAAGAGACAGTCAAGTCTGAGCTGGTCATTCCATCCCTCCACCTAGCCGATGGTGGAGTCTACACCTGTACAGCCAACAACTTCATCGGCAATGCGTCAGTCAGCATTTTGGTGGCCGTTAAATCTGATGAGTCACATCCCCGTTCCCcagctttttctgctgcagaCACCGAGGAGAATGTTTACATTGATATCCGTATTGCCAAGCAGACTGTGTATGGTATCACTATTGAGTGGTATGCTGTGACGGAAAAACCATCAGAGACCTGGTTCACCATCCACTTTGGCCGCTACGACACCCCCAAAAAGGAGCTGATCTACATCGGGCCAGGTATCAACACCTACTCAGTTACAGACCTGCTGCCAGCCACTAAGTATGACATCTGCGTGACTCTGAAGAACCAAGCACCCCGAAGTGGTCAGTGCATTGTGTTTGTGACGGGCAGTGACATGAGCGAGATGGAGCAGCGGGAGAAACTCATTCATATCGTGGTCATTGTGTTAGCCATGGTGCTGGCTGTGCCAGCAGGAATGTATGCCTGCACCACTGACACGAAGTTCCACTGCTTCGACCGTGGTATGGAGATGTGGAGGAACTGGAGGCGGGCAGAGGAAACGCACAAGCCAGATGAGGGGCAGGGGGCCTTTGACAGCCTCCAGGCTGCCAGCGATGAAGGCCTCTGCAAAGATTCTGGTGAGGGACGCAACACCCGCAGGAGGTCTGATGACAGGACACAGAAAAGCAAATTTGACCATAAACCCACAACACAGCTCTActga
- the lrit1a gene encoding leucine-rich repeat, immunoglobulin-like domain and transmembrane domain-containing protein 1a, translated as MMLAVLLGLLLVSGEFPLVWSSCPSQCSCFYHSLSDGSRARSVICNDPEISLVPASFPADTSKLRIEKTAIKRIPSEAFNYLSNLEFLWMSFNVLSSLNADSFRGLYSLEELRLDGNSLTSFPWESLMDMPSLRLLDLHNNQLSSVPPEATLYIKNLTYLDLSSNNLLTVPSEVLATWLTIKTVQGAESSKMILGLHDNPWLCDCRLYDLVQFQKSPSLSVAFIDTRLRCADPESLSGVLFSDAELRRCQSPRVHTAVARVRSAVGNNVLLRCGTIGVPIPELSWRRADGKPLNGTVQQENSKEGIVWSILSVPAVSFRDSGKYICKATNYAGSAEAVISLIISDAPKVENQTVNAKKAKGKKPSPVVKAAYQEKLIARYVSPRPSPASALVAPVVYTGPYPGMDSDSTADSGTNAQTTGPDGLLETNLSNLAANTSSLQQDPDRVVRSVKVIGDTDYTVCLNWRAPKAKNTTAFSVLYAVFGERDMRRINVSPGNNRIMIEGLVPKTKYIACVCVKGLIPKKEQCVIFSTDAAASANGTQKLINVVVITVACVIAVPLTVIVCCGALKRKIQKFLGKKSKDIQDSYVTFETLSPSTKAKGLEGEYLNRMNPEESNRLLSARSSLDSESTAKIEGQPNEYFC; from the exons ATGATGCTCGCTGTTCTTCTGGGGCTTTTGCTTGTGTCCGGCGAATTCCCGCTGGTGTGGAGCTCCTGTCCTTCTCAGTGTAGCTGTTTCTACCACAGCTTGAGTGATGGATCTAGAGCCAG GAGTGTGATTTGTAATGACCCTGAGATTTCCCTGGTGCCTGCCAGCTTCCCCGCTGACACCTCCAAACTCAGAATAGAAAAAACAGCCATCAAGAGGATTCCCAGCGAAGCTTTTAACTACCTCTCCAATCTGGAATTTCTGTGGATGTCCTTCAATGTGTTATCGTCCCTGAACGCGGACAGTTTCCGTGGTCTGTACAGTCTGGAGGAGCTTAGGCTGGATGGTAATTCCCTCACTTCTTTTCCATGGGAATCGTTAATGGATATGCCGAGCCTAAGGCTCCTCGATTTGCACAACAACCAGCTCTCCTCAGTCCCGCCTGAGGCCACACTGTACATAAAAAACTTAACCTACCTGGACCTCTCCAGCAACAACCTGCTGACGGTGCCATCGGAGGTCCTGGCTACTTGGTTGACGATCAAAACTGTCCAAGGAGCAGAGAGTTCAAAAATGATTCTTG gGCTCCATGACAATCCTTGGCTTTGTGACTGCCGGCTGTATGACCTGGTCCAGTTCCAGAAGTCCCCATCGCTCTCTGTGGCCTTTATTGACACGAGACTGAGGTGCGCTGACCCCGAGAGTCTGTCGGGGGTTCTGTTTAGTGATGCAGAGCTGAGACGATGCCAGAGCCCCAGGGTTCATACGGCTGTAGCCCGGGTCAGGAGCGCAGTGGGCAACAACGTGCTACTGCGTTGTGGCACCATCGGGGTCCCCATCCCTGAGTTGTCCTGGAGGAGAGCAGATGGAAAGCCACTGAATGGGACAG TTCAGCAAGAAAACTCTAAAGAAGGAATTGTTTGGTCTATTCTGAGTGTACCTGCGGTCTCCTTCCGTGACTCTGGGAAATACATCTGCAAAGCGACAAACTATGCTGGGAGTGCAGAGGCAGTTATTTCTCTGATCATAAGTGATGCACCAAAGGTTGAAAATCAAACTGTGAATGCCAAGAAAGCCAAAGGAAAGAAGCCGAGCCCTGTTGTGAAGGCAGCATATCAAGAAAAACTTATCGCCAGATATGTTTCTCCAAGACCCTCCCCTGCCTCTGCACTTGTAGCCCCCGTGGTTTACACCGGCCCTTATCCAGGCATGGACAGTGACAGCACTGCAGACAGTGGGACAAATGCCCAAACAACCGGTCCTGATGGACTCCTAGAGACCAATCTGAGCAACCTCGCAGCCAACACATCCTCCCTGCAGCAAGACCCTGACAGAGTAGTCCGCTCCGTCAAAGTGATTGGAGATACAGACTATACGGTGTGTCTGAACTGGAGAGCGCCCAAGGCTAAGAACACCACTGCCTTCAGTGTACTCTATGCTGTGTTTGGGGAGAGGGACATGCGGCGAATTAATGTCAGTCCCGGTAACAACCGGATCATGATCGAGGGCTTGGTTCCAAAAACCAAATACATTGCCTGCGTGTGCGTAAAAGGCCTGATCCCCAAAAAAGAGCAGTGCGTAATCTTCTCAACAGATGCGGCGGCAAGCGCTAATGGGACCCAAAAGCTCATTAATGTAGTTGTAATCACGGTTGCCTGTGTGATAGCCGTGCCTCTGACTGTGATCGTCTGCTGCGGGGCGCTTAAGAGGAAAATCCAGAAATTTCTGGGCAAAAAGTCTAAAGACATTCAGGACTCGTACGTGACGTTTGAGACTCTGTCCCCCAGCACCAAGGCCAAAGGCCTGGAGGGGGAATACCTGAACAGAATGAACCCAGAAGAGTCCAACAGACTGCTGTCAGCCAGGTCCAGTCTGGACTCAGAGTCCACCGCTAAGATTGAAGGACAGCCAAATGAATACTTCTGCTGA